A genomic region of Antennarius striatus isolate MH-2024 chromosome 16, ASM4005453v1, whole genome shotgun sequence contains the following coding sequences:
- the LOC137609662 gene encoding ubiquitin carboxyl-terminal hydrolase 22-like isoform X2, protein MSPTGCSHVNGYKVDNWKQNLRVIYQCFVWSGTAETRRRKAKSCICHMCGAHLNRLHSCLYCVFFGCFTKKHIHEHAKNKRHNLAIDLLYGGIYCFVCQDYIYDKEMEQIAKEEQRKAWKLQGIGEKFTTWEPTKRELELLRHNPKRRKITTNCTIGLRGLINLGNTCFMNCIVQALTHTPLLRDFFLSDRHKCDMQSNSCLVCEMSQLFQEFYSGHRSPHIPFRLLHLVWTHARHLAGYEQQDAHEFLIAALDVLHRHCKGDTIRDDNGKKANNPNHCNCIIDQIFTGGLQSDVTCQVCHGVSTTIDPFWDISLDLPGSSTPFWPLSPGGDGSMVNGESHLSGSTTLTDCLRRFTRPEHLGSSAKIKCGGCHSYQESTKQLTMKKLPIVACFHLKRFEHSAKLRRKITTYVSFPLELDMTPFMASSKESRMNGQYQQTVDVLNNDNKYSLFAVVNHQGTLESGHYTSFIRQHKDQWFKCDDAIITKASIKDVLDSEGYLLFYHKQFLEYE, encoded by the exons ATGAGTCCGACCGGATGCTCCCATGTGAACGGTTATAAGGTGGATAATTGGAAACAAAATCTTCGAGTCATTTACCAATGCTTTGTGTGGAGTGGTACTGCTGAGACGAGGAGACGCaag GCCAAGTCGTGTATATGTCACATGTGCGGCGCCCACCTGAACCGACTCCACTCTTGTCTCTACTGTGTCTTTTTTGGCTGTTTTACGAAGAAACACATCCACGAACACGCCAAAAACAAGAGACACAATCTAG CGATAGACTTGTTATACGGCGGAAtatattgttttgtgtgtcaggACTACATATATGACAAAGAAATGGAACAGATTgccaaagaagaacagaggaAAGCCTGGAAATTGCAAG GCATAGGAGAGAAATTCACAACATGGGAGCCGACGAAACGAGAGCTAGAATTACTACGACACAATCCAAAGCGGAGGAAAATCACAACAAACTGTACCATAG GTTTACGAGGGTTAATAAACCTGGGCAACACGTGTTTCATGAACTGTATTGTCCAGGCGCTGACACACACGCCACTGCTGCGAGACTTCTTTCTCTCTGACAGACACAAATGCGATATGCAATCAAACTCCTGTCTGGTGTGTGAGATGTCGCAGCTCTTTCAGGAG TTCTACTCGGGTCACCGTTCGCCCCACATTCCCTTCCGGCTGCTGCACCTGGTGTGGACTCACGCACGTCACCTCGCAGGCTATGAACAGCAAGATGCCCACGAGTTCCTCATCGCAGCATTGGATGTACTGCATAGGCACTGCAAAGGGGACACCATCA GAGATGACAACGGGAAGAAGGCCAACAATCCAAACCACTGTAACTGCATCATTGACCAAATCTTCACCGGAGGCCTGCAATCAGATGTTACCTGTCAAGTTTGCCA TGGGGTTTCGACAACGATAGATCCATTCTGGGACATCAGTCTGGACCTCCCCGGCTCGTCGACGCCCTTCTGGCCCCTCAGTCCTGGAGGGGATGGCAGTATGGTGAATGGAGAGAGCCACCTGTCAGGGTCCACCACGCTCACGGACTGCCTACGAAG GTTTACGCGGCCTGAGCATCTAGGAAGCAGTGCCAAAATCAAGTGTGGTGGCTGCCATAGTTATCAGGAGTCCACCAAACAGCTCACAATGAAGAAGCTCCCCATCGTAGCATGTTTCCACCTCAAG CGGTTTGAACACTCTGCCAAACTGCGGAGGAAGATCACTACATACGTTTCCTTCCCTCTAGAGTTGGACATGACGCCTTTCATGGCATCCAG TAAAGAAAGCAGAATGAACGGACAGTACCAGCAAACGGTTGATGTATTAAACAACGATAATAA GTATTCCTTATTTGCGGTGGTTAATCACCAAGGCACATTAGAAAGTGGTCACTACACCAGCTTCATCCGCCAGCACAAAGATCAGTGGTTCAAATGCGATGATGCGATAATCACCAAGGCCAGCATTAAAGATGTACTTGATAGTGAAGG gTATCTCTTATTCTACCATAAACAGTTCCTGGAATATGAGTAG
- the LOC137609662 gene encoding ubiquitin carboxyl-terminal hydrolase 22-like isoform X1, translating to MSPTGCSHVNGYKVDNWKQNLRVIYQCFVWSGTAETRRRKVLQGDGGWTELAKSCICHMCGAHLNRLHSCLYCVFFGCFTKKHIHEHAKNKRHNLAIDLLYGGIYCFVCQDYIYDKEMEQIAKEEQRKAWKLQGIGEKFTTWEPTKRELELLRHNPKRRKITTNCTIGLRGLINLGNTCFMNCIVQALTHTPLLRDFFLSDRHKCDMQSNSCLVCEMSQLFQEFYSGHRSPHIPFRLLHLVWTHARHLAGYEQQDAHEFLIAALDVLHRHCKGDTIRDDNGKKANNPNHCNCIIDQIFTGGLQSDVTCQVCHGVSTTIDPFWDISLDLPGSSTPFWPLSPGGDGSMVNGESHLSGSTTLTDCLRRFTRPEHLGSSAKIKCGGCHSYQESTKQLTMKKLPIVACFHLKRFEHSAKLRRKITTYVSFPLELDMTPFMASSKESRMNGQYQQTVDVLNNDNKYSLFAVVNHQGTLESGHYTSFIRQHKDQWFKCDDAIITKASIKDVLDSEGYLLFYHKQFLEYE from the exons ATGAGTCCGACCGGATGCTCCCATGTGAACGGTTATAAGGTGGATAATTGGAAACAAAATCTTCGAGTCATTTACCAATGCTTTGTGTGGAGTGGTACTGCTGAGACGAGGAGACGCaag GTACTTCAGGGTGATGGAGGATGGACAGAGCTG GCCAAGTCGTGTATATGTCACATGTGCGGCGCCCACCTGAACCGACTCCACTCTTGTCTCTACTGTGTCTTTTTTGGCTGTTTTACGAAGAAACACATCCACGAACACGCCAAAAACAAGAGACACAATCTAG CGATAGACTTGTTATACGGCGGAAtatattgttttgtgtgtcaggACTACATATATGACAAAGAAATGGAACAGATTgccaaagaagaacagaggaAAGCCTGGAAATTGCAAG GCATAGGAGAGAAATTCACAACATGGGAGCCGACGAAACGAGAGCTAGAATTACTACGACACAATCCAAAGCGGAGGAAAATCACAACAAACTGTACCATAG GTTTACGAGGGTTAATAAACCTGGGCAACACGTGTTTCATGAACTGTATTGTCCAGGCGCTGACACACACGCCACTGCTGCGAGACTTCTTTCTCTCTGACAGACACAAATGCGATATGCAATCAAACTCCTGTCTGGTGTGTGAGATGTCGCAGCTCTTTCAGGAG TTCTACTCGGGTCACCGTTCGCCCCACATTCCCTTCCGGCTGCTGCACCTGGTGTGGACTCACGCACGTCACCTCGCAGGCTATGAACAGCAAGATGCCCACGAGTTCCTCATCGCAGCATTGGATGTACTGCATAGGCACTGCAAAGGGGACACCATCA GAGATGACAACGGGAAGAAGGCCAACAATCCAAACCACTGTAACTGCATCATTGACCAAATCTTCACCGGAGGCCTGCAATCAGATGTTACCTGTCAAGTTTGCCA TGGGGTTTCGACAACGATAGATCCATTCTGGGACATCAGTCTGGACCTCCCCGGCTCGTCGACGCCCTTCTGGCCCCTCAGTCCTGGAGGGGATGGCAGTATGGTGAATGGAGAGAGCCACCTGTCAGGGTCCACCACGCTCACGGACTGCCTACGAAG GTTTACGCGGCCTGAGCATCTAGGAAGCAGTGCCAAAATCAAGTGTGGTGGCTGCCATAGTTATCAGGAGTCCACCAAACAGCTCACAATGAAGAAGCTCCCCATCGTAGCATGTTTCCACCTCAAG CGGTTTGAACACTCTGCCAAACTGCGGAGGAAGATCACTACATACGTTTCCTTCCCTCTAGAGTTGGACATGACGCCTTTCATGGCATCCAG TAAAGAAAGCAGAATGAACGGACAGTACCAGCAAACGGTTGATGTATTAAACAACGATAATAA GTATTCCTTATTTGCGGTGGTTAATCACCAAGGCACATTAGAAAGTGGTCACTACACCAGCTTCATCCGCCAGCACAAAGATCAGTGGTTCAAATGCGATGATGCGATAATCACCAAGGCCAGCATTAAAGATGTACTTGATAGTGAAGG gTATCTCTTATTCTACCATAAACAGTTCCTGGAATATGAGTAG
- the LOC137609663 gene encoding somatostatin receptor type 2-like: MDSWIFPSSPLNLSEGLMYDSFLQGNDSDFNGNYTDHSLNNTSTVVITCMYFLVCTVGLCGNALVIYVILRYAKMKTVTNIYILNLAVADVLFMLGLPFIAIQLALVHWPFGPVLCRVVMTVDSLNQFTSIFCLMVMSIDRYLAVVHPIKSTKWRKPRMAKTINLAVWGVSLIVNLPIVIYSGIITKQDGCFCTIVWPEPEEAYYTAFMFYTFILGFFLPLMVICLCYLFIIIKVKSSGIRVGSSKRKRSERKVTRMVSIVVAVFVFCWLPFYVFNVTSVTGTISTTPFLRSTFAFVVVLGYANSCANPILYAFLSENFKKSFQNVLCLKKVGGLDEVERSNSQHDKSRMMNDPTETQSTLLNGDLQTSI, translated from the coding sequence ATGGACTCCTGGATCTTTCCGTCATCTCCTCTGAACCTGTCGGAGGGCCTCATGTATGACAGCTTCCTGCAGGGCAACGATTCCGACTTCAATGGGAACTACACGGATCACAGCTTGAACAACACCAGCACGGTGGTCATCACCTGCATGTATTTTCTGGTTTGCACTGTGGGGCTGTGTGGGAATGCCCTCGTAATCTACGTCATCCTCCGCTACGCCAAGATGAAGACGGTCACCAACATCTACATCCTCAACCTGGCGGTGGCTGATGTGCTGTTCATGCTGGGCCTCCCGTTCATCGCCATCCAGCTGGCGCTGGTCCACTGGCCATTCGGCCCCGTGCTCTGCAGGGTGGTGATGACCGTCGACTCCCTGAACCAGTTCACTTCTATCTTCTGCCTGATGGTCATGAGCATCGACCGCTATCTCGCTGTGGTTCACCCCATTAAGTCCACCAAGTGGCGCAAGCCACGCATGGCCAAAACCATTAATCTAGCAGTGTGGGGGGTATCTCTGATAGTCAACCTGCCCATCGTCATCTACAGCGGCATCATCACCAAGCAAGATGGCTGCTTCTGCACCATTGTGTGGCCCGAGCCCGAGGAGGCGTACTACACGGCCTTCATGTTCTACACCTTCATCCTGGGCTTCTTCCTGCCTCTCATGGTCATCTGCCTTTGCTActtgttcatcatcatcaaggtGAAGTCCTCAGGCATCCGTGTGGGTTCCTCCAAGAGGAAGCGCTCAGAGAGGAAGGTGACCCGGATGGTGTCCATTGTGGTGGCAGTGTTCGTCTTCTGCTGGCTGCCTTTCTACGTCTTCAACGTCACCTCTGTCACCGGGACCATCAGCACCACTCCCTTCCTGAGGAGCACTTTCGCCTTCGTGGTGGTTCTGGGATACGCCAACAGCTGCGCCAACCCCATCCTGTACGCCTTCCTCTCAGAGAACTTCAAGAAGAGTTTCCAGAATGTCTTGTGTCTCAAGAAGGTGGGAGGGCTGGATGAGGTGGAACGTAGCAACAGCCAGCACGATAAATCACGCATGATGAATGACCCCACGGAGACGCAAAGCACTCTGCTAAATGGTGACCTGCAGACCAGCATCTGA